The genomic stretch TTCGTGGCGTGAAGACGCTTGCGCAACTGGCTGCGGAGTACAAAGTGCACCCCAATCAGATTTCCACGTGGAAGCGGCAGCTCCTTGAGAATGTCGATGACATCTTTTCCAGTGGCAAGAAAGCCAAAAGCCAGGAGGAGATAACCGCACCGTTATTTGAGGAGATCGGTCGGCTCAAGATGGACATCAAGTGGCTTGAAAAAAAGTTGTAAGCCTGCCGCTTGAGGTGCGCCGCCAGTGGATCAAACCAGATCGGGAGTATTCCATCCGGCGGCAATGCAAGTTGGCAGGCATTTCCCGTTCGGGATTTTACTACAAGCCTGTAGCCGAATCCGATGAAAATTTGGCCCTGATGCGTCTGATCGACGAGCAGTACCTGCGTCAGCCTGATTACGGCTCGCCGCGCATGACAGATTGGCTGAGGACACAAGGGCATCAGGTCAACCACAAGCGGGTTGAGCGACTGATGCAGATGATGGGCTTGCAGGCCATTACTCCAGGGCCGCATACGAGTGTCCCCAACCCGGAGCATCCCGTGTTTCCTTATCTGCTGAAAGGAGTTGCCATTGAACGAAAAAATCAAGTCTGGAGCGCTGATATCACCTACATCCCCATGCAGCGCGGCTTTCTGTACCTGGTGGCAGTGATAGACTGGTGGAGCCGCTTCGTGCTGGCTTGGGAGCTATCGAACTCGATGGATAGTTCTTTCTGCGTGGATGCGCTCAACAAGGCTTTGCGCATCTCTACGCCGGAGGTGTTCAACACGGACCAGGGAGCGCAGTTCACGAGTCGTGAATTTACCGGAGTTCTGCAGAGCAAGGGAATTGCAATCAGCATGGACGGCAAAGGTCGCGCAATCGACAACGTCTTCATTGAGCGGCTGTGGTGGACGGTGAAATATGAGGATATTTACCCCAGGGCGTACTGTGATGGGATCGAGCTATACCATGGGCTTACGCGCTATTTTCGGTACTACAACGAGGAGCGCGGTCATTCGTCGTTGGACAAAAGAACTCCCGCTGACGTATACAGGGGCAACTTGAATGTTCATTGACTTGGCTCGTAGCCGTTGCTCCGCTCCGCCCTCGGCCCTTCGGGCCGCCCCTACGGGGACGGGCTACGCTCCACAACGGCTATGGCGACCCGCCTCCTCGGAGGCACAAACTCGGACGCCGGGCTCCACCTTAAAAAGACCGATCAGTGGTCCAAAGGATGGGGGGAGGCGCAATGTGCAGAAGCCAAACAGGAATAATGAATGACTCACAATTTACCATGAGGAGAAAAACAATGTTTAAAAATCAAGTTGTTGTTGGTTCACTCTACGCACTCTGTGCCACAGTCCTTTGGGCTGGTGCATTCATTATTGCTCGCCTGGCTGTCGGTGAAATTTCGCCCATGACCCTGGGGGCCACCCGTTGGGGCATGGCACTGCTTATTCTCAGCACATTCATGTTGCCCACAGTCAAAAAGGAATGGCCCATAGCCAAAACCTTCCTGCCGCAGATTATCGCAGCCGCTCTCTTCGGTGTAGCCGCATACTCCCCGCTCAGTTATTTCGCGGCACAGACCACCTCTGCAATCAACCTCTCCCTCATTTCCGTGACCACCCCGATCTTCATCGTCATAATTGCAGCCGGTATGGGACAAAAACAGTCCATCAATACCTGGGCTGGCTGTATCGTGGCTCTGCTGGGCTCCTTCTATCTCGTATCCGGTGGTAACATCGACAAGATCCTGGGCATGCAGTTCGCAGCGGGTGATATCCTGATGCTCGCAGCCGCTGTCGGTTTCGCCATATACAGCCTCATCCTCAAAAAGACTCCCGAAGGACTGTCCGGCGGTACCATCATGTACCTGATGTCCTTCTTCGCCGTGCTGATGCTCATTCCTTGCGTTATCTGGGAATCCACCCAGCCCTCCATGGTCTTCAACATGAACGGCATCGTTCTCCTCTCCATTACTTTCTCCGCCATCTGTTCTTCCATCATCGCATGGTGGACGTGGAACATCGGCCTCAAGAAGGCAGGACCGGAGTTGTGCGGCATGATTTACTACTCCCTGCCTCTGTGGGGCGGCGTCTTTGCATACATCTTCCTGGGCGAGCAGATGACCTCTGTTCACTACATCTCCGGGGCGCTGATCATCGGCGGTATCGTCTGGGCCAGCCGTGGCGCAAAAAAAGCACCGGTCGAAATTGAAGCGACGCCCAACGAGACCTAAGACTTCGCGCCTTGAAATATACCGGGGCAGGCCCATTGCTTTCCCCGGTCTTCCACTCGACAGGGGATACAAAACGCCACAGAGGTTCGCGCCTCATCAGGCACATCACAATGAAGTCGCGGCCCACTTCAGACCGCGGATAGACCACAGATCAAGGAACCAAAGCAATGAATGGACAACAGAAAAGACTCATCCAGCTTACGGTGAACGGAGAAGTTCAGACTCTGCCGGTTGAATCGCATTGGACGCTTTCCTCCGTGCTGCGAAACGGTTGCGGCCAAACCGGCACAAAGGAAGCGTGTGACGAGGGCGCCTGTGGCGCGTGTACTGTACTTATTAATGGCGTGGCTGTGCCCGCTTGCATGGTGTTGGCCGTGGAGCAGGAAGGAAAGGACATTGAGACCATCGAAGGGTTGTCCGTAAACGGCAAGCT from Pseudodesulfovibrio profundus encodes the following:
- a CDS encoding (2Fe-2S)-binding protein gives rise to the protein MNGQQKRLIQLTVNGEVQTLPVESHWTLSSVLRNGCGQTGTKEACDEGACGACTVLINGVAVPACMVLAVEQEGKDIETIEGLSVNGKLHPIQEAWLEEYGAQCGFCSPGMIMTTKYLLSKNPNPTDDEIKEALGGNLCICSNYEHIINAVRSAAKKISKEQTHV
- a CDS encoding IS3 family transposase (programmed frameshift), translating into MTKSSKRRKHSDKFKAKVALEAIRGVKTLAQLAAEYKVHPNQISTWKRQLLENVDDIFSSGKKAKSQEEITAPLFEEIGRLKMDIKWLEKKLSLPLEVRRQWIKPDREYSIRRQCKLAGISRSGFYYKPVAESDENLALMRLIDEQYLRQPDYGSPRMTDWLRTQGHQVNHKRVERLMQMMGLQAITPGPHTSVPNPEHPVFPYLLKGVAIERKNQVWSADITYIPMQRGFLYLVAVIDWWSRFVLAWELSNSMDSSFCVDALNKALRISTPEVFNTDQGAQFTSREFTGVLQSKGIAISMDGKGRAIDNVFIERLWWTVKYEDIYPRAYCDGIELYHGLTRYFRYYNEERGHSSLDKRTPADVYRGNLNVH
- a CDS encoding DMT family transporter — translated: MFKNQVVVGSLYALCATVLWAGAFIIARLAVGEISPMTLGATRWGMALLILSTFMLPTVKKEWPIAKTFLPQIIAAALFGVAAYSPLSYFAAQTTSAINLSLISVTTPIFIVIIAAGMGQKQSINTWAGCIVALLGSFYLVSGGNIDKILGMQFAAGDILMLAAAVGFAIYSLILKKTPEGLSGGTIMYLMSFFAVLMLIPCVIWESTQPSMVFNMNGIVLLSITFSAICSSIIAWWTWNIGLKKAGPELCGMIYYSLPLWGGVFAYIFLGEQMTSVHYISGALIIGGIVWASRGAKKAPVEIEATPNET